Proteins encoded by one window of Chryseobacterium foetidum:
- a CDS encoding acyltransferase family protein, with protein sequence MQQLPNITSLRFFLALLVMIYHIPIFFYNRGLPYFNDLPVFNKGTEAVYMFFSLSGFLIIKQLFIEKDTTNKIDLKKFYIRRALRILPLYYLIALTGILYYNFFLPAIGISLTQTHSLTEGILLLLFFLPNVLSTYDPGGILVILWSIGIEEQFYLLIAPVIALIPRRKAVFFLLAFSIILISIYHSSLFPFLMKYRLMFFYFSFAGLCSFLNFINFRYSKIFSYIVFALVILYFTTDIFVENLSEFQYSLLSMILFGSFINFFTQKSFSFFQNRTLVYLGKISYGIYMYHSVVMQLVGFLLLKAVPKYNLNNITAILASFFLVIIITLIVSHFSYQYFEKKFLNLKKDFRVLK encoded by the coding sequence ATGCAACAGCTGCCCAATATCACATCTTTAAGGTTCTTTCTGGCTCTGCTGGTCATGATTTACCATATTCCGATTTTTTTTTATAACAGGGGTTTGCCCTATTTTAATGATTTACCTGTCTTTAATAAAGGAACTGAGGCGGTATACATGTTTTTCTCACTGAGTGGTTTTTTAATTATCAAACAGCTTTTTATTGAAAAAGATACTACAAACAAAATTGATCTTAAGAAATTTTACATCAGGCGGGCGCTCAGAATTTTGCCTTTGTATTACCTGATTGCTTTGACAGGAATTCTGTACTACAATTTTTTTTTACCTGCCATCGGAATAAGCCTGACCCAAACTCACAGTCTTACAGAAGGAATTCTTCTCCTGCTTTTTTTTCTTCCCAATGTCCTTTCTACCTATGATCCCGGCGGAATTCTCGTGATTTTGTGGTCAATCGGTATTGAAGAACAGTTTTATCTGTTGATAGCCCCCGTAATCGCGTTGATTCCGAGAAGGAAGGCGGTGTTTTTTCTTTTAGCCTTCAGTATTATTTTGATTTCCATATACCATTCATCGTTATTTCCTTTTCTGATGAAGTACAGGTTGATGTTTTTTTACTTCTCTTTTGCGGGATTATGTTCTTTTTTAAATTTTATAAACTTCAGATATTCAAAAATTTTCAGCTACATCGTTTTTGCGCTGGTGATATTGTATTTTACTACAGATATTTTTGTTGAAAATTTGTCAGAATTTCAATATTCTCTGCTCAGCATGATCCTGTTTGGTAGTTTTATCAACTTTTTTACTCAAAAATCATTTTCGTTCTTTCAGAATCGCACGCTGGTGTATCTGGGGAAGATATCTTATGGAATTTACATGTATCATTCTGTTGTAATGCAGCTGGTGGGTTTTTTATTATTGAAAGCAGTCCCAAAGTACAATCTGAACAACATTACAGCAATACTAGCCAGCTTTTTTCTGGTTATTATAATCACACTTATTGTTTCTCATTTTTCTTACCAGTATTTTGAAAAGAAGTTTTTGAATTTAAAAAAGGACTTCAGAGTTCTGAAATGA
- a CDS encoding TatD family hydrolase, whose protein sequence is MIDTHTHLYAEEFNEDRKEAIQKALDKGISEFYLPAIDSESHEKMLQLESEYPDQIFSMMGLHPCYVKPETWEKELEIVKNYLDQRHFPAIGEIGIDLYWDKSTLDIQVKAFEQQIDWAIEKDLPIVIHTRESFDETFEVLKGKKHPKLRGIFHCFSGNLEQAKHALDLNFILGIGGVVTFKNGKIDQFLREIPLDKIVLETDSPYLAPVPFRGKRNESSYLDLVAGKLVDIYGVDFAEIDRITTENAKRLFKTG, encoded by the coding sequence ATGATTGATACACATACCCACTTATACGCAGAAGAATTTAATGAAGACAGAAAAGAGGCGATTCAGAAAGCTTTAGATAAAGGAATTTCAGAATTTTATCTTCCAGCAATCGATTCAGAATCGCACGAAAAAATGTTGCAGCTTGAAAGTGAATATCCTGATCAGATTTTTTCGATGATGGGACTGCATCCGTGTTATGTAAAACCGGAAACGTGGGAAAAAGAGCTTGAAATCGTAAAGAATTATCTCGATCAAAGACATTTTCCAGCCATCGGAGAGATTGGGATTGATTTATATTGGGACAAATCGACTTTAGACATTCAGGTGAAAGCTTTTGAACAACAGATCGACTGGGCAATTGAAAAAGATTTGCCGATCGTCATCCACACAAGAGAAAGTTTTGATGAAACGTTTGAAGTTTTAAAAGGGAAAAAACATCCGAAATTGAGAGGGATTTTTCATTGTTTCTCAGGAAATTTGGAACAGGCAAAACATGCTTTAGATTTAAATTTCATCCTCGGAATCGGTGGAGTAGTGACCTTTAAAAATGGCAAGATTGATCAGTTTTTAAGAGAAATTCCATTAGACAAAATCGTTCTCGAAACAGATTCACCTTATCTTGCACCCGTTCCGTTTCGTGGAAAGAGAAATGAAAGTTCTTATCTCGATTTGGTTGCCGGCAAACTGGTGGATATTTATGGAGTCGATTTTGCTGAAATTGACAGGATTACAACGGAAAATGCGAAGAGATTGTTTAAAACTGGCTGA
- a CDS encoding DUF4269 domain-containing protein: MIDFTRIDYLKEGNGKQKRAFAVLNKYKVLEKLSDFSPILAGTIPIQIDIDGSDLDIICDVKNQFEFENFLNEKFSEFDLKIETIKLNETDCIVCNFELEDFPIEIFGQNKPTTEQNAYLHMIAEYKILQEKGDNFKQKIIDLKKKGIKTEPAFGMILNLENPYEDLLKF; encoded by the coding sequence ATGATTGATTTTACAAGGATTGATTATTTAAAAGAAGGAAATGGAAAGCAGAAAAGAGCTTTTGCAGTTCTTAATAAATATAAAGTGCTTGAAAAGCTTTCAGATTTTTCACCCATTTTAGCAGGCACTATTCCGATTCAGATTGATATTGACGGGAGCGATCTGGATATTATCTGTGATGTTAAAAATCAGTTTGAGTTTGAAAATTTTTTAAATGAAAAGTTTTCTGAATTTGATTTAAAAATTGAAACAATTAAATTAAACGAAACAGACTGTATTGTCTGTAATTTCGAACTGGAAGATTTCCCAATCGAAATTTTCGGACAAAATAAACCGACAACTGAGCAAAATGCCTATCTCCACATGATTGCCGAGTATAAAATTTTGCAGGAAAAAGGAGATAATTTTAAACAGAAAATAATAGATCTTAAGAAAAAAGGAATTAAGACCGAACCCGCTTTCGGAATGATTTTAAACTTAGAAAATCCTTACGAAGATCTTTTGAAATTTTAA
- a CDS encoding GSCFA domain-containing protein translates to MKFRTEVNIAESENKIGIEDKIFSIGSCFASEMSDLFQKGQLQTVNNPFGTVFNPFSINNAVKRLHDSEYYHEDELISYNEEFISLDHHTSFDTRYIHQTLDKINSKLVEGNQFLQESNWVIITYGTSFIYEFEPKKKLVANCHKIPQKFFKKRLLTHQEITDSIYDTIINLKDICPENLQILFTVSPVRHTKDGMTENQLSKSKLITAVHEVISQFENCHYLPVYEILMDDLRDYRFYKEDLIHPNSQAVNYIFEKFGNAYFSDETKDFIKENFKINQALEHRTDDEKDPKFIEFKEKLNQRIEVQRLKVKHGIFKV, encoded by the coding sequence ATGAAATTCCGTACCGAAGTAAACATTGCAGAATCTGAAAACAAAATAGGAATTGAAGATAAAATATTTTCGATAGGTTCCTGTTTCGCCTCAGAAATGTCTGATTTGTTTCAGAAAGGTCAGCTTCAGACGGTCAACAATCCTTTCGGGACGGTTTTTAATCCTTTTTCGATTAATAATGCTGTGAAAAGGCTTCACGACTCAGAATATTATCATGAAGATGAACTGATCAGTTACAACGAAGAGTTCATTTCGCTTGATCATCATACATCTTTTGACACGAGGTATATTCATCAGACTTTAGATAAAATCAATTCTAAACTGGTTGAAGGAAACCAGTTTCTGCAGGAATCCAACTGGGTGATTATCACTTACGGAACTTCATTTATTTACGAATTTGAACCGAAGAAAAAACTGGTCGCCAACTGTCACAAAATTCCGCAGAAATTCTTTAAAAAAAGACTTTTAACGCATCAGGAAATTACAGATTCTATTTACGATACAATTATCAATTTAAAAGATATCTGTCCGGAAAATCTGCAGATTCTGTTCACGGTTTCTCCCGTCCGTCACACCAAAGATGGAATGACTGAAAACCAGTTGAGTAAGTCTAAACTCATTACAGCGGTTCACGAAGTGATTTCTCAGTTTGAGAACTGTCATTATCTGCCGGTTTATGAGATTTTAATGGATGATTTGAGGGATTACAGATTCTATAAAGAAGATTTAATTCATCCCAATTCACAGGCGGTCAACTATATTTTTGAGAAATTTGGAAATGCTTATTTTTCAGATGAAACCAAAGATTTTATCAAAGAAAATTTTAAAATCAATCAGGCTTTGGAACACAGAACAGACGACGAAAAAGATCCGAAATTCATTGAGTTTAAAGAAAAACTGAACCAGAGAATTGAAGTTCAGAGATTGAAAGTGAAACACGGAATATTCAAAGTTTAA
- a CDS encoding polyprenyl synthetase family protein gives MEFLDTYQQIVADAITKYTFKDKPAELYDPMNYIISHGGKRLRPIMVLMACDLFGGDMKEAIKPALAIEFFHNFTLIHDDIMDEAPLRRNKPTIHTIHGINTGILSGDGLMLKAYKFFEDLEPEIFKACIRIFTHTGLLLCEGQQYDINFETKEDVTFDDYIRMITYKTGVLSASSFEIGAMIAKANFKDAKAIFNFGKHIGIAFQIMDDYLDVFGDQAQFGKKHAGDIYENKKTVLYLLAREYATEAELKELDFWYSKKTDNIDKVYGVEKIFRRTGVDEKALRLIEKHNEIGQNFLHKIDIDDEKKKPFAELANYLLRRES, from the coding sequence ATGGAATTCTTAGACACCTACCAACAGATTGTTGCTGATGCCATTACCAAATATACTTTCAAAGACAAGCCCGCTGAGCTTTACGATCCGATGAACTACATCATTTCCCACGGTGGAAAGCGTCTTCGTCCGATAATGGTGCTTATGGCCTGTGATCTTTTCGGAGGTGATATGAAAGAGGCAATAAAACCAGCCTTGGCAATAGAGTTTTTCCATAATTTCACGCTGATTCATGATGATATTATGGATGAAGCACCTCTGAGAAGAAATAAACCTACAATTCATACGATTCACGGGATCAATACAGGAATTCTTTCGGGTGACGGATTAATGCTGAAAGCCTACAAGTTTTTCGAAGATCTTGAACCTGAAATCTTTAAAGCCTGCATCAGAATTTTTACGCATACAGGTTTGCTTCTATGTGAAGGTCAGCAGTACGACATCAATTTTGAAACAAAAGAAGATGTTACTTTTGATGATTATATCAGAATGATTACCTACAAAACAGGCGTTCTAAGCGCATCATCTTTCGAAATCGGAGCGATGATTGCCAAGGCGAATTTTAAAGATGCAAAAGCGATCTTCAATTTCGGAAAACACATCGGAATTGCCTTCCAGATCATGGATGATTATTTGGATGTCTTCGGTGATCAGGCACAGTTTGGAAAGAAGCATGCAGGAGATATTTATGAAAACAAAAAAACAGTTCTTTATCTTTTGGCGAGAGAATACGCCACAGAAGCGGAACTGAAAGAACTTGATTTCTGGTATTCTAAAAAGACAGATAATATTGATAAAGTCTACGGCGTAGAAAAGATTTTCAGACGCACTGGTGTTGACGAAAAAGCTTTAAGGTTAATTGAAAAACACAATGAGATAGGTCAAAATTTCCTTCACAAAATCGACATCGATGATGAGAAGAAAAAGCCTTTCGCAGAATTGGCAAACTATCTTTTAAGAAGAGAGTCTTAA
- a CDS encoding inorganic phosphate transporter produces the protein MEFPILLIVIIALALIFDYINGFHDAANSIATIVSTKVLTPFQAVLWAALWNFAAFFIAAYIIGEFKIGNTIAKTVNENFITLEVIFSGLIAAIAWNLLTWWFGIPSSSSHTLIGGFLGAALMHAFTMDYQAVAAAQPELGVWETVKEALAQVTQQSVVKFDKVIPIFLFIFLAPVVGMIISIIITLIIVHLYKNSNPYKADKSFKRLQLASSALFSLGHGLNDAQKVMGIIGAAVIYYHVQMQLDPEYLNIASADRFDHFSKDYIWVPLVSFVAIALGTMSGGWKIIKTMGTKITKVTSLEGVSAETAGAITLFLTDHFGIPVSTTHTITGSIIGVGLTKRISAVRWGITVSLLWAWVLTIPISAIVAGLTYLLVTSF, from the coding sequence ATGGAATTTCCTATTTTACTTATAGTGATCATTGCTTTGGCGCTTATCTTCGATTACATCAATGGTTTTCATGACGCAGCCAACTCGATTGCTACTATTGTTTCTACAAAAGTTTTAACTCCTTTTCAGGCCGTGCTCTGGGCAGCATTATGGAACTTTGCCGCTTTTTTTATCGCCGCTTACATCATTGGAGAATTCAAAATCGGTAACACGATTGCCAAAACCGTCAACGAGAATTTTATTACACTTGAAGTCATTTTCTCAGGTCTTATCGCAGCCATTGCATGGAACCTTTTGACATGGTGGTTTGGGATTCCTTCCTCATCATCACATACCTTAATCGGTGGGTTTTTGGGAGCAGCTTTGATGCACGCCTTCACGATGGATTATCAGGCAGTAGCCGCAGCACAACCTGAACTTGGTGTCTGGGAAACTGTGAAAGAAGCACTGGCTCAGGTAACCCAGCAAAGTGTTGTGAAATTTGATAAAGTAATTCCTATCTTCCTGTTTATCTTCCTTGCACCGGTTGTGGGTATGATTATTTCAATTATCATCACATTAATCATTGTACATCTTTATAAAAATTCAAATCCTTATAAAGCAGACAAGTCTTTCAAAAGACTGCAGCTGGCTTCTTCGGCACTGTTCAGTTTGGGGCACGGTTTGAATGACGCTCAGAAAGTAATGGGAATCATTGGTGCGGCGGTAATCTACTATCATGTTCAAATGCAACTAGATCCTGAATATTTGAATATAGCTTCAGCAGACCGTTTCGATCATTTCTCAAAAGATTACATCTGGGTTCCATTGGTTTCATTCGTTGCAATCGCATTGGGAACGATGAGTGGTGGTTGGAAGATCATCAAAACAATGGGAACAAAAATTACAAAAGTAACTTCTCTGGAAGGGGTAAGTGCTGAAACTGCAGGTGCAATTACATTATTCTTAACAGATCATTTCGGTATTCCTGTTTCCACAACACACACGATTACAGGTTCGATTATCGGGGTAGGTTTAACGAAAAGAATCTCAGCGGTACGTTGGGGAATCACTGTAAGTCTTCTTTGGGCTTGGGTTTTAACGATTCCTATTTCAGCTATTGTTGCAGGATTAACGTATTTACTCGTAACGTCTTTTTAA
- a CDS encoding DUF47 domain-containing protein: MGIGNIFHAFQPKDKIFFVLFEKVTDNLVAMSEEFNNGIKDFDVNDDTMLKKMSDYEHKNDELTHEIFVELGKNFITPFDREDIHTLATGLDDIADYIYASTKYIFLYKSPEMKAYSDFSLLINKACIEIQNAMKNLKGFKNMEQVKEACIKVNSIENIADDLLSNSMVDLFETNDAINIIKVSSVLNYLEIVTDKAEDVANTIENIMIKYA, translated from the coding sequence ATGGGAATTGGTAATATTTTCCACGCTTTTCAACCAAAAGATAAAATCTTCTTCGTACTTTTTGAAAAAGTAACCGACAACCTTGTGGCTATGTCTGAAGAGTTCAACAACGGTATCAAAGATTTTGATGTAAACGACGATACCATGTTGAAAAAAATGAGCGACTACGAGCACAAAAACGATGAGTTGACTCATGAAATCTTTGTAGAGTTGGGGAAAAACTTCATTACTCCTTTCGATAGAGAAGATATTCACACCCTTGCAACGGGGCTTGACGATATTGCAGATTACATCTACGCTTCTACAAAATATATTTTCCTTTACAAGTCTCCGGAAATGAAGGCTTATTCAGATTTCTCACTTCTGATTAACAAAGCATGTATTGAAATTCAGAATGCGATGAAGAATCTTAAGGGATTCAAAAATATGGAGCAGGTAAAAGAGGCTTGTATCAAAGTAAACTCTATCGAAAATATTGCTGATGATCTGCTTTCAAATTCAATGGTAGATTTATTTGAAACCAACGATGCCATCAATATCATCAAAGTTTCTTCTGTATTGAATTATCTTGAAATCGTAACCGATAAAGCTGAAGATGTTGCCAATACGATTGAGAACATCATGATTAAATACGCATAA
- a CDS encoding DEAD/DEAH box helicase encodes MNLFTESNLSPDLLKAIGELGYESPTEIQKQTIPFILSDIRDLIALAQTGTGKTAAFSLPILDMIDDTSRKIQFLVLCPTRELCLQIAKDINNYTKYMPNVKSTAVYGGSSIMDQMRSLKDKPQIIVGTPGRVIDLINRKALDFSAIHWLVLDEADEMLSMGFKDELETIIKETPETKQTFLFSATMSKEVERISKNYLTNPHRISVGSINEVKKNIKHEYYVAGYRNKKEALKRLIDSNPNQYSIIFCRTRMETQEVADFLMQNGYAADALHGDLSQAQRDTVMKKFRLKNIDILVATDVAARGLDVDSLTHVVHFSLPDDPEVFVHRSGRTGRAGKDGISISLIKPEESRKLKQIKSVTKIEITESRIPTGKDIIKAQVAGVFENLLEVHEDFFEFDDALIPDLSEFTKEELVHKLLQFQLKDLALYYKDRHDLLEQKMSNRDDDRGGRDRDRGRDRDRGRDRDRDRGPRGDRDGRGERGRSDRGGKPRQRDENMTRFFFNLGKKDQLKKLDVLEIINKATSSKGSKRAEIGNIEILEKFSFFEIEKSYKNELLGNIQSMKFKGKDMRAEEAN; translated from the coding sequence ATGAATTTATTTACGGAGTCCAATTTAAGTCCTGATTTACTTAAGGCAATTGGCGAACTGGGCTATGAAAGCCCGACAGAAATCCAAAAACAGACTATCCCTTTTATTCTTTCAGATATTCGCGATTTGATCGCACTTGCGCAGACAGGGACAGGCAAAACAGCAGCGTTTTCGCTTCCGATTTTGGATATGATTGACGATACGAGTCGCAAAATCCAATTTTTGGTGCTTTGTCCGACACGGGAACTATGTCTTCAGATTGCTAAAGACATAAACAACTACACGAAGTACATGCCGAACGTAAAATCTACAGCGGTTTACGGGGGAAGCAGTATTATGGATCAGATGAGATCTCTTAAGGACAAACCGCAAATCATTGTAGGAACTCCTGGTAGAGTAATCGATTTGATTAACAGAAAAGCATTGGACTTTTCAGCAATTCACTGGTTGGTTTTAGACGAGGCAGATGAAATGCTTTCAATGGGTTTCAAAGACGAATTGGAAACAATTATAAAAGAAACTCCGGAAACGAAACAAACTTTCCTGTTCTCGGCAACGATGAGCAAAGAGGTAGAGAGAATTTCTAAAAATTATTTAACCAATCCACACAGAATTTCTGTTGGTTCTATTAACGAAGTTAAAAAGAACATCAAACATGAATACTATGTAGCCGGTTACCGTAATAAAAAAGAAGCGTTGAAGAGATTGATAGATTCAAACCCTAATCAATATTCAATTATTTTCTGCAGAACAAGAATGGAAACTCAGGAAGTTGCCGATTTCCTGATGCAGAACGGATATGCAGCAGATGCGCTTCATGGTGATCTTTCTCAGGCGCAGAGAGATACGGTAATGAAGAAATTCAGACTGAAAAATATCGATATTTTAGTAGCGACAGACGTTGCAGCGAGAGGTTTGGATGTAGATTCATTAACTCACGTTGTGCATTTTTCGTTACCGGATGATCCTGAAGTATTCGTTCACCGAAGTGGTAGAACGGGTAGAGCAGGAAAAGATGGTATTTCGATTTCTTTAATTAAGCCTGAAGAAAGCAGAAAATTAAAGCAGATCAAGTCTGTAACTAAAATCGAAATCACAGAATCCAGAATTCCTACAGGAAAAGACATTATAAAAGCTCAGGTTGCAGGTGTTTTTGAAAATTTATTGGAAGTACACGAAGATTTCTTTGAATTTGATGATGCCTTGATTCCAGACCTTTCTGAATTTACAAAAGAAGAACTGGTACACAAATTACTTCAGTTCCAGTTGAAAGATCTTGCTTTGTACTACAAAGACAGACATGATCTTCTGGAGCAGAAAATGAGCAACAGAGATGATGACAGAGGTGGAAGAGACCGTGATAGAGGCAGAGACCGCGACAGAGGAAGAGACCGTGACCGTGACAGAGGCCCAAGAGGTGACCGTGACGGAAGAGGCGAAAGAGGCAGAAGTGACCGTGGCGGAAAACCAAGACAGAGAGACGAAAATATGACTAGATTTTTCTTCAATCTTGGTAAAAAAGACCAGTTGAAAAAACTCGATGTACTGGAAATTATCAACAAGGCGACTTCAAGCAAAGGAAGCAAAAGAGCTGAAATTGGTAATATTGAGATCCTTGAAAAATTCTCATTCTTTGAGATTGAAAAATCTTATAAAAATGAACTTTTAGGAAATATTCAGTCTATGAAATTTAAAGGAAAGGATATGAGAGCTGAAGAAGCTAACTAA
- a CDS encoding DUF2461 domain-containing protein, producing MSATISKNTLIFLQNLLQNNNREWFTENKQQYTDSQENMISFIENLITEMGVFDEDILKTDAKKTLFRIYRDVRFSKDKSPYKTNMGASLGMGKGSQKAGYYLHVEPGKSFLASGIYMPDSAALKTIRKEISLYSEDFLKVVNQKDFKKLFKELDQDDKLKKIPQGFEKKDPMAEYLRLKNFIVVYHLKDEDLTKKEAAKKFAEIFAVAKPLNDFLNRAIEG from the coding sequence ATGTCTGCAACAATATCAAAAAATACTTTAATTTTTCTACAGAATCTTCTTCAAAACAATAACCGTGAGTGGTTTACAGAAAACAAACAACAGTATACCGATTCTCAGGAAAACATGATTTCATTCATAGAAAATCTAATTACTGAAATGGGCGTTTTTGATGAAGATATTCTGAAAACCGACGCCAAAAAAACACTTTTCAGAATTTACCGTGATGTCCGATTTTCCAAAGACAAATCTCCATACAAAACCAATATGGGAGCTTCTTTAGGCATGGGAAAAGGCAGCCAGAAAGCAGGTTACTATCTTCATGTGGAGCCAGGCAAATCTTTTCTTGCTTCAGGAATTTACATGCCAGATTCTGCAGCATTGAAAACCATTCGTAAAGAAATTTCGCTGTATTCTGAAGATTTTTTGAAGGTTGTAAATCAGAAAGATTTCAAAAAACTTTTCAAAGAGCTTGATCAGGACGATAAACTGAAAAAGATTCCTCAAGGATTTGAAAAAAAAGATCCGATGGCAGAATATTTAAGACTTAAAAATTTTATTGTAGTTTATCATTTAAAAGATGAAGATCTGACAAAAAAAGAAGCCGCAAAGAAGTTTGCCGAAATTTTCGCGGTCGCAAAGCCACTGAATGATTTTTTGAATCGTGCGATTGAGGGATAG
- a CDS encoding FkbM family methyltransferase has translation MSLYQQLAENLQFISPGFYKQRYFKNLKNLTRENFSARNVEPELVWIKDYLQNDAVIFDIGANVGTFLYQFENKLKHQNIFAFEPNQKLNTRLKRLFPSMNISSVALSDENTTAQFKVPIIKGKMVASRGTLNTSYKEKDEENSFTETVEVVKLDDWVKSKNISRIDFIKIDVEGNEMKTLFGGKETIQKFRSTLMVEMEQRHHDTPIWNEISEVENWGFNAHYLNRKTFTPEKLTEEILLKNISDEKNKTEYINNIIFLPKNV, from the coding sequence ATGTCTTTATACCAGCAACTCGCAGAAAATCTACAGTTTATAAGTCCTGGGTTTTACAAACAGAGGTATTTTAAAAATCTGAAAAACCTCACCAGAGAAAACTTTTCGGCGAGAAATGTAGAACCGGAGTTGGTTTGGATAAAAGATTATCTGCAAAATGATGCTGTAATTTTCGACATTGGCGCCAACGTGGGCACTTTTCTTTATCAGTTCGAAAACAAACTGAAACATCAGAATATTTTCGCTTTTGAACCCAATCAAAAACTGAACACCCGTCTGAAAAGGCTTTTCCCATCGATGAACATTTCTTCTGTGGCACTTTCTGATGAAAACACAACTGCTCAGTTTAAAGTTCCTATTATCAAAGGAAAAATGGTCGCTTCGAGAGGTACTTTAAATACTTCCTACAAAGAAAAGGACGAAGAAAATTCTTTTACAGAAACCGTGGAAGTTGTAAAACTGGATGACTGGGTAAAATCTAAAAACATCAGCAGAATTGATTTCATTAAAATTGATGTGGAGGGAAATGAGATGAAAACTCTTTTTGGCGGAAAAGAAACGATACAAAAATTCAGATCAACTTTAATGGTTGAAATGGAACAACGCCACCACGACACTCCTATTTGGAATGAGATTTCAGAGGTTGAAAATTGGGGCTTTAATGCTCATTATTTAAACCGAAAAACATTCACTCCCGAAAAACTGACTGAAGAAATTCTGCTCAAAAATATCAGCGACGAAAAAAACAAAACCGAATACATCAACAACATTATTTTCCTTCCTAAAAACGTTTAA
- a CDS encoding lipopolysaccharide biosynthesis protein yields the protein MSVVARQGFKYSVIGYVATLIGMFSIFIFTNNLIFYGKLRYIMSAAEMLVPFVVLGISYSNVKFFGKAQEDGKNQNMLSLSLALICINFLIFLIVFFFIPNFYPHFTELKIWESKKYILPLVLTLSLCAVFNRYISNYKRIVVSNIFDNLLPKLANLGSFCLFFYFQFSEQIALAFFFGMFALMLSGYIYYTNKLEKVQLDFSRDYFKKDNFYREFAAYSFFGFLGTFGNHMAINNYMIGEFIGDEEIAVYSILLALISLISIPQLGLFNISAPIIRKNLADGDMEELDRFHKKTSLTIYFLGAVLFGCIMVGFPYLTHFMPKKGDLLRMYEPVIWIWGSAVLLDLATGFNGNIISLSKYYKFNIMVMLLLAGLTIGLNWYFINNTDLSLIGIALSTAISVTLYNMIKVIFNYFVFKVSPFSIEMIFVSIICTLAITVAIVLPVFENNFINLVYKPAVVLLLIFIGNHFTKIFPIEDYINMKFIKSILKFK from the coding sequence ATGAGTGTAGTTGCAAGGCAGGGATTTAAATATTCAGTGATTGGATACGTCGCGACTTTGATCGGGATGTTTTCGATTTTCATTTTCACCAACAACCTTATTTTTTACGGAAAATTGCGGTACATCATGTCTGCGGCAGAAATGCTGGTTCCGTTTGTAGTGTTGGGAATTTCGTATTCGAACGTAAAATTCTTCGGAAAAGCTCAGGAAGACGGCAAAAATCAAAATATGCTGTCGCTTTCTCTGGCTTTGATTTGTATTAATTTTCTTATTTTTTTAATCGTATTTTTCTTCATCCCGAATTTTTACCCTCATTTTACTGAACTGAAAATCTGGGAAAGCAAAAAATATATTCTGCCGCTTGTTTTGACGCTTTCACTTTGCGCGGTTTTCAACAGATATATTTCCAATTACAAAAGGATTGTCGTTTCCAATATTTTTGACAATCTGTTGCCTAAACTGGCGAATCTAGGTTCGTTTTGTCTGTTTTTCTACTTTCAGTTTTCAGAACAGATTGCCTTGGCATTTTTCTTCGGAATGTTTGCTCTGATGCTTTCCGGATACATTTATTACACCAACAAACTTGAAAAAGTGCAGCTCGATTTCAGCAGAGATTACTTTAAAAAAGATAACTTTTACAGAGAATTTGCAGCGTACAGTTTTTTCGGATTTTTGGGAACTTTCGGAAACCACATGGCCATCAACAATTATATGATTGGTGAGTTTATCGGTGATGAGGAAATCGCTGTGTACAGTATTTTGCTGGCTTTGATCTCTTTGATTTCCATTCCGCAACTGGGATTATTTAATATTTCCGCACCGATTATCAGAAAAAACCTTGCCGATGGAGACATGGAAGAACTCGACAGATTTCATAAAAAAACTTCACTCACCATTTACTTTTTGGGAGCCGTTCTGTTTGGATGTATTATGGTTGGATTTCCGTACCTGACGCATTTTATGCCCAAAAAAGGAGATTTACTGAGAATGTATGAGCCGGTGATCTGGATTTGGGGTTCCGCAGTTTTACTTGATCTGGCAACGGGTTTCAACGGAAATATTATTTCGCTTTCAAAATACTACAAATTCAACATCATGGTCATGCTTTTGTTAGCAGGATTGACGATTGGATTAAACTGGTATTTCATCAACAACACCGACCTTTCGCTGATTGGAATTGCTTTGTCTACGGCAATTTCCGTGACGCTTTACAATATGATCAAAGTGATTTTTAATTATTTTGTGTTTAAAGTTTCACCTTTTTCGATTGAAATGATTTTTGTATCAATCATCTGCACGCTGGCGATTACGGTGGCGATTGTTTTACCGGTTTTTGAAAATAATTTTATCAATTTAGTTTACAAACCTGCAGTTGTTTTACTGCTGATTTTTATTGGAAATCATTTTACGAAAATCTTTCCCATTGAAGATTATATCAACATGAAATTCATTAAAAGCATATTGAAATTTAAATAA